Proteins from a single region of Methanoculleus taiwanensis:
- the gatC gene encoding Asp-tRNA(Asn)/Glu-tRNA(Gln) amidotransferase subunit GatC: MVSEIDIENIARLADIGLSREEVAGFTREFNAILEYFDVLDQVPGKETVAAELVNVWRDDEPGCCLSQEDVLANAGSTEDGFIKAPRVM; this comes from the coding sequence ATGGTATCGGAGATTGATATAGAGAATATTGCACGACTTGCGGATATCGGCCTCTCCCGTGAGGAGGTTGCCGGGTTCACCCGTGAGTTCAACGCTATCCTGGAGTACTTCGACGTCCTCGACCAGGTTCCCGGGAAAGAGACGGTGGCGGCGGAACTCGTCAACGTCTGGCGGGACGACGAGCCCGGCTGCTGCCTCTCGCAGGAGGACGTCCTCGCAAACGCCGGATCGACGGAAGACGGATTTATCAAAGCACCGCGGGTGATGTGA
- a CDS encoding asparagine synthase C-terminal domain-containing protein, which yields MQYTGWMERNGERLTRTEIERMLSQEPALLSQCGGEFALAWDACRARDHFGIIPASVPAGAIVCGGRTVGRIEPSPPPCDLEEAILTAIRLRSDEGVVALSGGVDSSLVAGIAGLECVVVGFEESHDAVQAARAARELGLTLHTVTPTEALIEEALTHVVSVIPDPTNPVDASIATTLYFVAEWAGEQGYSRILAGQGADELFGGYARYLGSDDLAAELEHDFHGLADQALRDQRIAALHGAYFSLPYMDVRVVRAIRGVPAHERVRDGVRKHLLRTIAERHIPAEIAWHEKKAMQYGSGIWRVIQRLARKNGYKKSVQGYLNQISRAEYGIGD from the coding sequence GTGCAGTATACAGGCTGGATGGAGCGGAACGGAGAGCGCCTCACCCGTACGGAGATCGAGCGGATGCTCAGCCAGGAACCGGCGCTCCTCTCGCAGTGCGGGGGCGAGTTCGCCCTCGCGTGGGATGCCTGCAGGGCACGCGACCACTTCGGGATCATCCCGGCATCCGTCCCGGCGGGCGCAATCGTCTGCGGCGGCCGAACAGTCGGCAGAATCGAGCCCTCGCCGCCGCCGTGCGATCTCGAAGAGGCCATCCTCACCGCCATCCGCCTCCGGAGCGACGAGGGTGTGGTCGCCCTCTCGGGCGGGGTGGACTCGTCGCTCGTCGCCGGGATCGCCGGTCTTGAGTGCGTCGTCGTCGGGTTTGAAGAGTCACACGACGCAGTGCAGGCTGCGCGGGCCGCGCGGGAGCTCGGTCTTACCCTCCACACCGTCACCCCGACGGAGGCGCTGATCGAGGAGGCGCTCACCCATGTCGTTTCGGTGATCCCGGATCCGACGAACCCGGTCGACGCCTCGATCGCGACCACCCTGTACTTCGTCGCCGAGTGGGCAGGCGAACAGGGCTACTCCCGGATCCTCGCCGGCCAGGGTGCCGACGAACTCTTCGGCGGGTACGCCCGCTACCTCGGGTCCGATGACCTCGCGGCCGAGCTCGAGCACGACTTCCACGGCCTTGCCGATCAGGCGCTCCGGGACCAGCGCATCGCCGCACTCCACGGGGCATACTTCTCGCTCCCCTATATGGATGTCCGTGTCGTGCGCGCTATCCGGGGCGTCCCGGCGCACGAGCGGGTGCGCGACGGGGTGCGCAAGCACCTCCTCCGAACGATCGCAGAACGCCACATTCCAGCGGAGATCGCCTGGCATGAGAAGAAAGCAATGCAGTACGGCAGCGGAATATGGCGGGTCATCCAGCGGCTCGCACGTAAAAACGGTTATAAAAAGTCGGTACAAGGGTACTTAAATCAGATCAGTAGGGCAGAATATGGTATCGGAGATTGA
- the purB gene encoding adenylosuccinate lyase: MAIHPIDYRYGTPEMRSVWSEENRFRAVVAAEVALARAEAAYGMIPDEDARTIAACAENASLARAKEIEEEINHDMMAIVRSVTEVCGDAGRWIHYGATSNDILDTATGLQLRDALALIEQKLANLLRVLLWRAGENKTLVCAGRTHGQIGVPTTYGLRFAIWASEVARHIERLREMRPRLLVGQLTGAVGTQAALGEKAPEIQRAMMEFLGLSAVDVSNQIISRDRYAEYFMFLANVATTLDKIGLEIRLMQRSEIGELEEAFGSKQVGSSTMPHKRNPIKSEQVCGLARIVRSAVEPALQNNVLWDERDLTNSSTERVLFPEASILLDHILVVMTRVLEGLRINQENIRRNLMLLRGINLAESVMIELTKRGMERQEAHELMREASMQALAEGRNLADVLAERPAVAAYCSHRELLELLDPDAYIGTAVRQVEMLREKLAPLAGDETVR; this comes from the coding sequence ATGGCAATTCACCCCATCGACTACCGGTACGGCACGCCGGAGATGCGCAGCGTCTGGAGCGAGGAGAACCGCTTCCGGGCGGTCGTCGCCGCCGAGGTCGCTCTCGCCCGGGCGGAGGCGGCATACGGCATGATCCCGGACGAGGACGCCCGGACGATAGCGGCATGCGCCGAGAACGCAAGCCTTGCACGGGCAAAGGAGATCGAGGAAGAGATCAACCACGATATGATGGCGATCGTTCGGTCCGTCACCGAGGTCTGCGGGGATGCGGGCAGGTGGATCCACTACGGGGCGACCTCGAACGATATCCTCGACACCGCAACCGGACTGCAGCTTCGGGACGCACTCGCGCTGATCGAGCAGAAACTGGCGAACCTCCTGCGCGTCCTTCTCTGGCGGGCGGGCGAGAACAAAACCCTCGTCTGCGCCGGCCGGACGCACGGCCAGATCGGCGTCCCGACGACCTACGGGCTCCGGTTTGCCATCTGGGCGAGCGAAGTGGCACGCCATATCGAGCGGCTCCGCGAGATGCGGCCGCGCCTCCTCGTCGGACAGCTGACCGGTGCCGTCGGCACCCAGGCAGCGCTCGGCGAGAAGGCGCCGGAGATCCAGCGGGCGATGATGGAGTTCCTCGGCCTTTCAGCCGTCGACGTCTCAAACCAGATCATCTCCCGCGACCGCTACGCAGAGTACTTCATGTTCCTCGCGAACGTGGCGACGACGCTCGACAAGATTGGCCTTGAGATCCGGCTCATGCAGCGCTCCGAGATCGGCGAACTCGAGGAGGCCTTCGGCAGCAAGCAGGTCGGGTCGAGCACCATGCCGCACAAGAGGAACCCGATCAAGAGCGAGCAGGTCTGCGGGCTTGCCCGGATCGTCCGCTCGGCCGTAGAACCGGCTCTGCAGAACAACGTCCTCTGGGACGAGCGGGATCTCACGAACTCCTCGACCGAACGGGTGCTCTTCCCCGAGGCCTCGATCCTCCTCGATCATATCCTCGTGGTGATGACGCGGGTGCTTGAAGGCCTCCGGATAAACCAGGAGAATATCCGCCGGAACCTGATGCTGCTGCGCGGGATCAACCTCGCCGAATCGGTGATGATCGAACTGACAAAAAGGGGAATGGAGCGGCAGGAGGCGCACGAACTGATGCGGGAAGCGAGCATGCAGGCGCTCGCCGAGGGGCGGAACCTCGCCGATGTCCTCGCCGAGCGGCCGGCGGTTGCCGCCTACTGCTCGCACCGGGAGCTCCTCGAGCTCTTAGACCCCGACGCATACATCGGCACGGCCGTGCGGCAGGTGGAGATGCTCCGCGAGAAACTTGCCCCGCTCGCCGGCGACGAGACGGTGCGGTGA
- a CDS encoding class I SAM-dependent methyltransferase, whose product MAEGRRAYIHGDSERESDRLHDPAETLTELLHSDTRYPAGSLVLEAGCGVGAQTVILAENSPGAAIVSVDIAASSVLQARRRDPGVRFGQADIMHLPFRDGTFCYTFFRGTGVK is encoded by the coding sequence ATGGCGGAAGGCAGAAGAGCGTACATCCACGGCGATTCCGAGCGCGAATCGGATCGCCTCCACGATCCAGCAGAGACGCTGACGGAACTGCTGCATAGTGACACCCGCTATCCTGCGGGGAGCCTCGTGCTCGAGGCGGGGTGCGGGGTCGGTGCACAGACGGTGATCCTTGCAGAAAACAGCCCGGGGGCGGCGATCGTCTCCGTGGACATCGCCGCATCCTCCGTACTGCAGGCACGCCGGAGGGATCCCGGCGTCCGGTTCGGGCAGGCGGATATCATGCACCTCCCCTTCAGGGACGGGACGTTCTGCTACACGTTCTTCAGGGGAACGGGCGTGAAGTGA
- a CDS encoding ATP-binding protein — protein sequence MNLPCTIVVSGKGGTGKTTITALLIDALIAAGERPVLAVDADPNTNLNEALGIALEETLGNVREKAFTESIPPGMDRTGYIKFRFHRVLAEAEGFDLLAMGRPEGSGCYCFPNALLSECIGTLERDYRFVVVDSEAGMEHIARGTVKNPDVLLIVSDPGARGIRTARRIREIAGTLGLAQDRMFLCVNRVRDGINREETELGTVLPLIATVPEDPAVEQADLAGEPIVGIPDSSPARTAVRELAERLLDACERRRR from the coding sequence ATGAACCTACCCTGCACCATCGTCGTATCCGGGAAAGGAGGGACAGGCAAGACGACGATTACCGCGCTGCTGATCGATGCCCTGATTGCGGCAGGTGAGCGGCCGGTCCTGGCCGTCGACGCCGATCCCAACACGAACCTCAACGAAGCGCTCGGAATTGCGCTCGAGGAGACGCTGGGGAACGTGCGCGAGAAGGCCTTCACGGAGAGCATCCCGCCGGGCATGGACCGCACCGGCTATATCAAATTCCGGTTCCACCGGGTGCTGGCAGAAGCGGAAGGCTTTGACCTTCTCGCCATGGGGCGCCCGGAAGGGTCGGGGTGCTACTGCTTCCCGAACGCCCTCCTTTCGGAGTGCATCGGCACGCTGGAACGCGACTACCGGTTCGTCGTCGTCGACTCCGAGGCAGGCATGGAGCATATCGCGCGGGGGACCGTGAAGAACCCCGACGTTCTGCTCATCGTGAGCGATCCCGGTGCCCGGGGGATCCGGACCGCCCGGAGGATACGGGAGATCGCCGGAACGCTCGGTCTGGCGCAGGACCGGATGTTCCTCTGCGTCAACCGCGTTCGGGACGGCATCAACAGAGAAGAGACGGAGCTTGGCACCGTACTCCCCCTGATAGCCACCGTTCCCGAAGACCCGGCCGTGGAGCAGGCGGATCTTGCCGGCGAGCCGATCGTCGGTATTCCGGACAGCAGCCCTGCCAGGACGGCGGTGCGGGAGCTTGCAGAGCGGCTGCTCGATGCGTGTGAACGGCGGAGGCGATGA
- a CDS encoding ASKHA domain-containing protein, with amino-acid sequence MPTVTFLPGYRKATVHQGDSLLEAAIAAGLHMNVVCGGQGKCGKCIVFLKSGTASFDLEKYRRFFADEEIARGACLACQTFVVNDLRVEVPEQSLVQQQKILVEFPGTEIPPDPAVRKYVLRLSPPSLDDTTPDVNRLLEGIERQGGPRPNRIYVPLDVLQYLPRALRQGNWNMTATVALVPGGYRLLHVDEGDSSNRLYGAAVDLGTTTIVVYIWSLADGRIAATASNYNRQISCGEDILSRVTFARKGGLARLQQLAAESINDALCAAADAAGIDLEDIFEVMIAGNTVMTHLLLGIDPAYMIAEPYTPAVRRMLSTAAGRIGIATHRNAGVYTFPAVSNFIGGDIIADILASGMAEREEVSLLVDIGTNFEAVLGNSDWMLSCAGAAGPALEGGEVLFGMRANPGAIERVRINGDTLTPTFTTINGAGPQGICGSGLIDLLAELIRACVIDRNGNINMEIENPRVRRGRYCPEFVVAWKEETAVAKDIVITENDIKNLIMSKAAILGACMTLLDAAGLDHGEIATVYFSGAFGNYINKENAITIGLIPEVGLDQVKNIGNGAITGANIALINRQSRKLLDALAQRITYIELNAEPSFMDRYTSSCFLPHTDLTLFPKVQQTLEACRMRRG; translated from the coding sequence ATGCCCACCGTCACGTTCCTGCCCGGTTACCGGAAGGCGACCGTGCACCAGGGAGACTCGCTCCTCGAGGCGGCTATAGCGGCCGGCCTTCATATGAACGTCGTATGCGGCGGCCAGGGGAAATGCGGGAAATGCATTGTCTTCCTAAAAAGCGGGACCGCCTCCTTCGACCTGGAGAAGTACCGCCGGTTCTTTGCGGACGAGGAGATCGCACGGGGGGCCTGCCTTGCATGCCAGACGTTCGTCGTCAACGACCTACGGGTGGAGGTTCCCGAACAGTCGCTCGTGCAGCAGCAGAAGATCCTGGTGGAGTTTCCCGGGACGGAAATTCCGCCCGATCCCGCAGTCCGGAAGTACGTCCTCCGCCTCTCCCCGCCATCCCTGGACGATACCACCCCGGACGTCAACCGGCTGCTCGAAGGGATCGAGCGGCAGGGAGGCCCGCGCCCGAACCGGATCTACGTGCCGCTGGACGTCCTCCAGTACCTCCCCAGGGCGCTCCGCCAGGGGAACTGGAATATGACCGCGACCGTCGCGCTGGTTCCCGGCGGATACCGGCTGCTTCACGTGGACGAAGGGGACAGCAGCAACCGGCTCTACGGGGCTGCCGTGGATCTCGGAACCACCACGATCGTGGTCTACATCTGGAGTCTGGCAGACGGCCGGATTGCGGCCACGGCATCGAACTACAACAGGCAGATCAGCTGCGGTGAAGACATCCTCTCCCGGGTGACCTTTGCACGGAAAGGCGGCCTTGCCCGGCTGCAGCAGCTGGCGGCCGAGAGCATTAACGATGCATTGTGCGCCGCCGCCGATGCCGCCGGTATCGACCTCGAAGACATCTTCGAAGTGATGATCGCGGGCAACACGGTGATGACCCATCTCCTGCTCGGGATCGACCCCGCCTACATGATCGCAGAGCCGTATACGCCTGCGGTGCGCCGGATGCTCTCGACCGCCGCCGGCCGGATCGGGATTGCGACCCACCGGAATGCCGGTGTCTATACCTTCCCGGCGGTCTCCAACTTCATCGGCGGCGACATCATCGCCGACATTCTGGCCAGCGGCATGGCAGAGCGCGAGGAGGTTTCGCTCCTGGTGGACATCGGCACGAACTTCGAGGCGGTCCTCGGCAACAGCGACTGGATGCTCTCCTGTGCAGGCGCGGCCGGGCCTGCCCTCGAGGGCGGGGAGGTGCTCTTCGGGATGCGTGCGAACCCGGGCGCGATCGAGCGTGTCCGGATCAACGGCGACACGCTCACCCCGACCTTCACGACGATCAACGGTGCCGGACCGCAGGGCATCTGCGGATCGGGGCTCATCGATCTGCTCGCCGAGCTGATCCGCGCATGCGTCATCGACCGGAACGGCAATATCAACATGGAGATCGAAAATCCCCGGGTCAGGAGAGGGCGCTACTGTCCGGAGTTTGTGGTGGCATGGAAGGAGGAGACAGCGGTCGCCAAGGATATCGTCATCACCGAGAACGATATCAAGAACCTGATCATGAGCAAAGCTGCAATCCTTGGCGCATGCATGACGCTCCTTGACGCGGCAGGCCTCGATCACGGGGAGATCGCCACGGTCTACTTCTCCGGGGCGTTCGGGAACTACATCAATAAGGAGAACGCCATCACCATCGGGCTGATCCCCGAAGTGGGGCTGGATCAGGTGAAGAACATCGGGAACGGCGCGATCACCGGCGCGAACATCGCCCTGATCAACCGGCAGTCCCGCAAGCTGCTGGATGCCCTCGCACAGAGGATCACCTACATCGAGCTGAACGCGGAGCCGTCGTTCATGGACCGGTATACATCAAGCTGCTTCCTGCCGCATACCGATCTTACCCTCTTCCCGAAGGTGCAGCAGACGCTCGAGGCGTGCAGGATGAGGCGGGGGTGA
- the acsC gene encoding acetyl-CoA decarbonylase/synthase complex subunit gamma yields the protein MKALEIYKLLPKTNCKKCGYPTCLAFAMKLAAGKADVELCPDLDPETKTLLGGATRPPIRLVKVGVGERSVTVGEEFVLFRHEKTFYHPPGIMVHISDTWPEEQVRTVAEDVRDSVVHRVGTDLMLDGIAIRNESGSPTQFAETVALVEACGDLPEVLIAADPAAHEAALAECGNFLPLIHAATDRNWRECAALAKRYGCPLAVRAGDVKTLTSLVRNCVGAGVPDLMLDIAPGSLREFIAAATRIRKAAIERTDPDLGYPIVFDTVPLGITDAALAAGVLKYAGIIVTEPLSPASMEAALTLRQNIYTDPQKPIQMTPGIYPVNEPGRDAPVLLSVNFSLTYFTLLGYLEASRIPCHLFVVDTEGLSVLTAVAGGKLTESLVAASIKQFSLNEKVDHRQLIIPGYAAPLSGKIEDETGWKVLVGPRDAAELAGYLEKEWRT from the coding sequence ATGAAGGCGCTGGAGATCTACAAACTCCTCCCAAAGACGAACTGCAAGAAATGCGGCTATCCCACCTGTCTTGCCTTTGCCATGAAGCTTGCAGCCGGCAAGGCGGATGTGGAGCTGTGTCCTGACCTCGATCCCGAAACCAAAACGCTCCTCGGCGGTGCGACCCGTCCCCCAATCCGGCTCGTGAAGGTCGGCGTCGGTGAGCGCTCGGTCACCGTCGGAGAGGAGTTCGTCCTTTTCCGGCATGAAAAGACCTTCTACCACCCGCCGGGGATCATGGTGCATATCTCCGATACCTGGCCAGAAGAGCAGGTGCGGACCGTCGCGGAGGATGTCCGTGACAGCGTTGTCCACCGGGTCGGGACGGACCTGATGCTCGACGGTATTGCCATCCGCAACGAGAGCGGGTCTCCGACGCAGTTTGCAGAGACCGTGGCGCTGGTCGAGGCCTGCGGCGACCTGCCCGAGGTTCTGATCGCCGCCGATCCGGCAGCCCACGAGGCGGCACTGGCGGAGTGCGGGAACTTCCTGCCGCTCATCCATGCCGCAACCGACAGAAACTGGCGCGAATGTGCGGCGCTTGCGAAGCGCTACGGCTGCCCGCTGGCGGTACGGGCCGGCGACGTAAAGACGCTCACCAGTCTTGTCAGGAACTGCGTCGGTGCCGGCGTCCCTGACCTCATGCTGGATATCGCACCGGGATCGCTCCGCGAGTTCATCGCCGCCGCGACCCGGATCAGAAAGGCCGCGATCGAGCGGACCGACCCCGATCTCGGCTACCCGATCGTCTTCGACACCGTACCGCTCGGCATCACCGACGCCGCCCTTGCAGCAGGCGTCCTGAAGTACGCCGGGATCATCGTCACCGAACCGCTTTCGCCCGCCTCCATGGAGGCGGCACTCACCCTGCGGCAGAACATCTACACCGACCCGCAGAAACCCATCCAGATGACGCCGGGCATCTACCCGGTCAACGAACCAGGGCGCGATGCTCCCGTGCTCCTCTCAGTGAACTTCTCGCTCACCTACTTCACCCTGCTCGGCTACCTGGAGGCGTCCCGCATCCCCTGCCACCTCTTTGTGGTGGACACCGAAGGGCTCTCGGTGCTCACCGCAGTCGCCGGCGGGAAACTGACCGAATCCCTGGTTGCTGCGTCCATCAAGCAGTTCAGCCTCAATGAAAAGGTAGACCACCGGCAGCTGATCATCCCGGGCTATGCCGCCCCCCTCTCCGGAAAGATCGAGGACGAAACCGGCTGGAAGGTGCTGGTAGGCCCACGGGACGCGGCTGAGCTCGCCGGGTACCTGGAGAAGGAGTGGAGAACCTAG
- a CDS encoding acetyl-CoA decarbonylase/synthase complex subunit delta produces the protein MQLTEKEDAVLEVQLGATRSEGGTREVSYRIGGETKLPFTEAEPDRLLVALEICDETQFWPPVIREYVGDLADQPDEWAKTAERTWGADLVRLNFTSTKQRGFDDFPGITKTMEQVLAATSRPLIVEGSSEPELDSEVFRRCGEAGEGERLLLGTAEADRYRSVAAAALAYGHAVIAQSPIDINLAKQLNILLQETGVARDRIVIDPYTGALGYGFEYSYSVMERIRTAGLAGDADLAMPMISAATDALAVREVREAAAGDRDAMAVAWEFYTAFSALAAGASIVCVRHPMTVARLKNALAAMQPASGQKEV, from the coding sequence ATGCAGTTGACAGAGAAAGAAGATGCAGTACTCGAAGTGCAGCTCGGTGCCACCCGGAGCGAGGGGGGGACGCGGGAGGTCTCCTACAGGATCGGCGGAGAAACGAAACTCCCCTTCACGGAGGCAGAGCCCGACCGGCTGCTCGTTGCGCTTGAGATCTGCGACGAAACCCAGTTCTGGCCGCCGGTTATCCGCGAATACGTGGGGGATCTCGCGGATCAACCCGACGAATGGGCGAAGACGGCGGAGCGCACCTGGGGTGCGGATCTGGTGCGGCTGAACTTCACCAGCACAAAGCAGCGCGGTTTCGACGATTTTCCCGGGATCACCAAAACGATGGAACAGGTGCTTGCGGCAACATCCCGTCCCCTCATCGTAGAGGGGAGCAGCGAACCGGAGCTCGACAGCGAGGTCTTCAGGCGGTGCGGCGAGGCCGGAGAGGGAGAACGGCTTCTGCTCGGGACCGCGGAAGCCGACCGCTACCGGAGCGTCGCCGCCGCGGCGCTCGCCTACGGCCACGCGGTGATCGCCCAGTCCCCTATCGACATCAACCTGGCAAAGCAGCTGAACATCCTTCTGCAGGAGACCGGTGTAGCGCGAGATCGGATCGTAATCGATCCCTACACGGGAGCGCTCGGGTACGGGTTCGAGTACTCGTACTCGGTGATGGAGCGGATCCGGACGGCCGGGCTCGCCGGAGATGCCGATCTCGCCATGCCGATGATCAGCGCCGCCACCGATGCGCTTGCGGTCAGGGAGGTGAGAGAGGCGGCGGCCGGCGACAGAGACGCGATGGCGGTTGCCTGGGAGTTCTACACCGCCTTTTCCGCCCTGGCGGCAGGCGCCTCGATCGTCTGCGTCCGGCACCCGATGACCGTGGCACGCCTCAAGAACGCCCTTGCGGCGATGCAACCGGCCTCCGGCCAAAAGGAGGTGTGA